Below is a genomic region from Myxococcus fulvus.
GGGCGGCCATTGCCTGCTTCGAGGGGGCTCGCGAGTACGCGCTGTCACGCGCGTCGTTCCACGGCAAGCCGGTGGCCGGCTACCAGCTCACGCAGGAGAAGCTGGCGGACATGCTCCAGGACATCGTCAAGGCGCAGCTGGTGGGCCTGCGCGTGGCGCGGCTCAAGGACGAGGGCAAGGTGACGCCCGTCATGGTGAGCCTGGCCAAGCGCAACAACGTGAAGAGCGCGCTGGAGATTGCCCGCGTCGCGCGGAGCATCTACGGCGCCAATGGCATCACCGACGCGTACCCGCCCGTGCGCCACATGCTGAATCTCGAATCAGTGTTCACCTACGAGGGCACCCACGAGGTGCACACGCTGGTGCTGGGCAAGGCCATCACCGGCCTCGACGCGTTCGACTGAAAGGCCTCCGCGCCGGGCGCCTCCCCTCGACCGTTGGGAAGAGGGGAGGGCCTCGTGCGCTTCGCAGGGGCCTGACGTCAGCCCTGGTTCTCGCCGCCCTCGGGCTTGGGCGTCTCGGCGGACGCCTCGGCGGGGGCAACCTCGGTGGAAGCCTCGGCCTCGGAGCCGCCCTCGGTCTCGGACTCGTCGGAGACCTCGGGCGCGGTGCCAGCGGCCTCCGCCGCCTGCTGCGCCTTGAGCTCCTCGTCGTTCATGAAGCCGATGGGGCTGTCCTTCCGGTTGAGGAAGCGCACCGCCTTCTTCGAGAGCGCGAACATCTGCTCGGCCGCCGCGGCCGGCACCAGCGCGTGCTCGATTTGAGCGGGGTCCGGACGCTCCACCACGCCGAGCTCGCCGTCCTCCAGCCGCTTGGCCTGCTCCGGCGTCAGCTCCATCCGGCGCAGCTTGCCCTTGCGGGTCATGAAGTAGAACGCCGTCTCGCCCGGCTCCTGCGCCACCTGCGAGCCCATCACCAGCTCGCGCAGCGCCTTGTCCAGCTCCACCTGGCGCTTGGACTCCGCGCGCTGGTAGGCCTTGGAGCCCGGCATGGGGGGCAGCTTCGGGATGGGCCGCTCGGGCGGAGCGGAGGAGGCCGGACGGCCGTGCTGGGGCGCGCCGCCGCCGCTCGGACGGAACGCGCCACCGCCGCCACCGCCGCTGGGACGGAACGAGCCGCCGCCACCGGGACGACCGCCACCCGGCCTGCCACCGCCGCCACCGGGACGACCGCCACCCTCGCGGGGAGGCCGCTCCTCACTCCGCGCCGGAGGACCACCGGATGTCCGGTTGTCATCACGTCGGGGTGGGGGACGGTTTCCGCCTGGACGTCCGCCGTCCTGGGACGAGGGCCTCCGGGCTTCCGCCTGGCTGGCCGCCGTATCAGCCTTCTTGGACTGTTCCTCGGTGACGAGGCCCGCCTTCAACAACTTGTCGCGCAGGTTCTGCATGAGATGGGCGTTCTATCCCTTGCACGGCCGCACGC
It encodes:
- a CDS encoding DUF2058 family protein, with amino-acid sequence MQNLRDKLLKAGLVTEEQSKKADTAASQAEARRPSSQDGGRPGGNRPPPRRDDNRTSGGPPARSEERPPREGGGRPGGGGGRPGGGRPGGGGSFRPSGGGGGGAFRPSGGGAPQHGRPASSAPPERPIPKLPPMPGSKAYQRAESKRQVELDKALRELVMGSQVAQEPGETAFYFMTRKGKLRRMELTPEQAKRLEDGELGVVERPDPAQIEHALVPAAAAEQMFALSKKAVRFLNRKDSPIGFMNDEELKAQQAAEAAGTAPEVSDESETEGGSEAEASTEVAPAEASAETPKPEGGENQG